A window from Prinia subflava isolate CZ2003 ecotype Zambia chromosome Z, Cam_Psub_1.2, whole genome shotgun sequence encodes these proteins:
- the LOC134564512 gene encoding LOW QUALITY PROTEIN: serine/threonine-protein kinase PAK 1-like (The sequence of the model RefSeq protein was modified relative to this genomic sequence to represent the inferred CDS: deleted 1 base in 1 codon) has translation MTGDIYALQPEMLDHPYRKPALSQILTSTSQVTSPEPSERDAPARPAQMLLHQILADYQQLQQGSPSYSEVKSRCQYLHQKLSHIESHICEYDKQLPWCTQVLSVRAALGLAQCRSILLLEALSVGSCTLTGALFFPHFTAHSANLHSRAPMMEKLAAAVCTLGGISYSVYFLTNLARHVTRVFRGADPESTEPTTDSPLAPSACGEEAKEEQTEQTPPAVVTPQPDSSEAVLPDNEHEQTVLSEMPCWPCQIQEELFPAKEQEEQLRQQVAEPQENGQTIEAEPHAELPEAQRDLIVVKRRNKEEMRRIEDHWNLHRQRGDQQTQVRVRVAGTPLLKHPLSCSSQNFGEKLQAELQETEARIKAREKRLEEEMKIAKEKMYLLLQKQEALEKQVAIKKINIAGLGNKQLTINEIKIMKRNRSLGVVNYLDSYLVHEEAWLVMEYMDGGTLSDVIYETRMAEDEIAAVSRQCLQGLDFLHSNHVIHRDVKSRNILLRTDGSVKLADFGLSAQLTAEQSRRSSVTGTPWWMAPEVVTGRPYGPKVDIWSFGVVGMEMVEQEVPYWKESSRSAQFLIATEGMPQLQQPNLISPWLRHFLHCCLQRDEARRWSAKELLQHQFVTSAKLASSLVPLILAVKKRKEETRM, from the exons ATGACAGGTGATATTTATGCCTTGCAACCTGAAATGCTGGACCATCCTTACAGGAAACCAGCTCTATCTCAAATCCTCACCAGCACCAGCCAAGTGACATCTCCAGAGCCTTCtgagagagatgctccagcaaGACCTGCTCAG atgCTGCTTCATCAAATCCTAGCAGATTATCAGCAGTTACAACAG GGTAGCCCCAGCTACTCTGAAGTAAAGAGCAGGTGCCAGTACCTCCACCAAAAGCTGTCCCATATTGAGAGCCACATATGTGAATATGACAAGCA GTTGCCTTGGTGCACGCAAGTCCTCAGTGTCAGAGCAGCTCTTGGGCTTGCTCAGTGCAGGAGCATCCTCCTGCTTGAGGCT TTGTCGGTGGGCAGCTGCACACTGACAGGAGCcttgttttttcctcattttacaGCACACTCTGCAAACTTGCACAGCCGTGCTCCAATGATGGAGAAACTGGCTGCTGCAGTTTGCACACTTGGTGGAATTTCTTATTCTGTCTATTTCTTGACTAACCTGGCAC GTCACGTGACCCGTGTATTCCGAGGTGCCGATCCTGAG AGCACGGAACCAACAACAGACTCTCCTCTGGCTCCCAGTGCTTGTGGAGAAGAGGCCAAAGAGGAGCAAACTGAGCAGACGCCTCCAGCTGTGGTCACACCACAGCCGGATTCTTCCGAGGCA GTCCTTCCAGACAACGAGCATGAGCAGACTGTTTTATCAGAGATGCCATGCTGGCCATGCCAGATTCAAGAGGAGCTGTTTCCAGCCAAAGAACAGGAagagcagctcaggcagcaggtggcagagccacaggagaATGGCCAG ACCATCGAGGCAGAGCCACATGCAGAGCTGCCTGAAGCTCAGCGTGACCTCATAGTAGTGAAGAGGAGGAACAAGGAAGAGATGAGAAGAATTGAAGATCACTGGAATCTCCATCGACAGAGAGGCGATCAACAAACCCAGGTGAGGGTAAGAGTGGCAGGCACTCCACTCCTGAAACATCCTCTCTCTTGCTCTTCCCAGAACTTTGGGGAGAAGctacaggcagagctgcaggaaactGAGGCTAGGATCAAGGCAAGGGAGAAGAGGCtggaggaagaaatgaaaattgcCAAAGAGAAAATGTATCTCCTCCTTCAGAAGCAAGAGGCTCTAGAAAAACAA GTGgccataaagaaaataaatatcgCAGGACTCGGGAATAAGCAGTTAACCATTAATGAAATCAAGATCATGAAGAGGAACAGGAGTCTAGGTGTTGTAAATTATTTAGACAG cTACCTGGTGCATGAGGAGGCCTGGCTGGTGATGGAGTACATGGATGGAGGCACCCTGAGCGATGTCATCTATGAGACTCGCATGGCTGAAGATGAGATCGCAGCTGTCAGCCGGCAG tGCCTACAAGGACTGGATTTTCTTCACTCGAACCATGTGATTCATCGAGATGTGAAGAGCCGCAACATCCTTCTCAGAACTGATGGCTCTGTCAAGCTGG CTGATTTTGGCCTCTCTGCTCAActcactgctgagcagagcagacGGAGCTCGGTGACCGGGACTCCTTGGTGGATGGCGCCTGAAGTGGTGACAGGTCGACCATATGGTCCCAAAGTGGACATATGGTCGTTTGGAGTTGTGGGAATGGAAATGGTGGAGCAAGAAGTTCCTTACTGGAAGGAAAGTAGTCGCTCG gcTCAGTTCCTGATAGCCACAGAAGGGatgccacagctgcagcagccaaaccTAATCTCGCCTTGGCTGCGTCacttcctgcactgctgcctgcagagagacGAGGCGCGGCGCTGGTCTGCCAAGGAGCTCCTGCAG CATCAATTTGTAACATCAGCCAAGCTTGCGTCCAGCCTGGTGCCACTCATCCTTGCAGTAAAGAAGCGGAAGGAGGAGACAAGAATGTGA